A single genomic interval of Cydia strobilella chromosome 3, ilCydStro3.1, whole genome shotgun sequence harbors:
- the LOC134755996 gene encoding uncharacterized protein LOC134755996 encodes MSYEKMEVVNPAEKEASEVLHSLLSVERRSVDSKEAIIVAIPQDQNGGGEYGESAQWHTPVMGQHSVFEMGASQNMQQHNYNGHQEQVLWQGHTIQVENGEANMQGMQGAYSIEFSNVDGDGMEVETKPKMEKKGGAKRKKKGAETDSDEEVLDNKLEDNPLQVKERLRRGCDCKDNCYRGLNPEAVYRHRLNIAELTKSEHDMYLMGITMASLANPAETSRHKVRRRLRACYVYQGRKVCLEAFLYLENVTHYQLKRIRQHVMTHGVAPRIHGNVGKKPYNTFTLDIYKHATNFLKEYLKQHASSPKDVQPSGEQGKKASKTIIIQGDSRKHLFEAYKEYGEILEPGVKLMGYSTFRAFMKDQFPHVKFATKKQDMPKDMVPFRSGKCMSYDKNKDPIRSQQEKDKVDHKKAAMEAKKKEDHDREQHVQQQQQQQQQQVQQQQQQQQQQQVQQVQVQHQQMSSQPHVVIHQQQPGQQSMQQQMLVPQVSQHQQVLTQQVGSVQQVSQHMQPLGVSDEPPQPVEMAQQVIPLAVVQQQQQAYIVTPVSHFQTRVQGAWYRH; translated from the exons ATGTCGTATGAGAAGATGGAGGTGGTGAATCCGGCAGAAAAGGAGGCGAGTGAGGTTCTTCACTCGCTCCTGTCGGTGGAGCGCCGGAGTGTGGACAGCAAGGAGGCCATAATCGTGGCCATTCCGCAAGACCAGAATGGCGGAGGGGAGTATGGAGAGAGCGCACAGTGGCACACGCCTGTCATGGGCCAACACTCTGTGTTTGAGATGGGAGCCTCTCAGAACATGCAACAGCACAACTATAATGGTCACCAAGAACAG GTTTTATGGCAAGGTCACACAATCCAAGTGGAGAATGGCGAGGCTAATATGCAAGGAATGCAAGGTGCTTACAGCATTGAGTTTTCAAATGTTGATGGTGATGGCATGGAGGTTGAAACAAAGCCTAAAATGGAGAAAAAAGGTGGAGCTAAGAGGAAGAAAAAGGGAGCTGAAACAGATAGCGATGAAGAGGTCCTCGACAACAAACTTGAGGATAATCCTTTACAA gtGAAAGAAAGATTAAGGAGAGGATGTGATTGCAAGGATAACTGCTACCGTGGGCTTAATCCAGAGGCTGTCTACCGTCACCGTCTCAACATTGCTGAACTGACCAAAAGTGAACATGACATGTATCTAATGGGCATCACTATGGCCAGTTTGGCTAACCCGGCCGAAACATCGCGCCATAAGGTCAGGAGGAGACTGAGGGCGTGCTACGTATACCAAGGAAGGAAAGTCTGTTTGGAGGCTTTTCTGTATCTAGAAAATGTAACACATTATCAGCTCAAACGTATCAGGCAGCACGTCATGACGCACGGCGTCGCGCCTCGGATACACGGTAACGTTGGCAAGAAGCCCTACAACACATTCACTTTAGACATATACAAACATGCAACTAATTTCTTAAAGGAGTACCTGAAACAGCATGCTAGCTCGCCTAAAGACGTCCAGCCTTCGGGCGAACAGGGCAAGAAAGCCAGCAAGACCATTATTATACAGGGAGACTCACGGAAGCACTTGTTTGAAGCTTACAAAGAATATGGGGAAATTCTCGAGCCGGGAGTAAAACTGATGGGATATTCCACTTTCCGTGCATTCATGAAGGACCAATTTCCTCACGTCAAGTTCGCCACTAAGAAACAAGACATGCCCAAAGACATGGTTCCGTTCCGCAGCGGAAAATGCATGTCGTACGACAAGAATAAGGACCCGATCAGGTCGCAACAGGAAAAAGACAAGGTGGACCATAAGAAGGCAGCTATGGAGGCTAAGAAAAAGGAGGATCACGACAGGGAGCAACACGTGCAGCAGCAGCAACAGCAGCAACAACAGCAGGTgcagcaacaacaacagcagCAGCAGCAACAGCAAGTGCAGCAGGTGCAAGTGCAGCACCAGCAGATGTCGAGCCAGCCGCACGTCGTGATCCACCAGCAGCAGCCCGGACAGCAGTCCATGCAGCAGCAGATGCTCGTGCCGCAGGTGTCGCAGCACCAGCAGGTGCTGACGCAGCAGGTGGGCAGCGTGCAGCAGGTGTCGCAGCACATGCAGCCGCTGGGCGTGTCGGACGAGCCGCCGCAGCCGGTGGAGATGGCGCAGCAGGTGATCCCGCTGGCCGTggtgcagcagcagcagcaggcgTACATCGTGACGCCGGTGTCGCACTTCCAGACGCGCGTGCAGGGCGCCTGGTACAGGCATTGA